Below is a genomic region from Delftia tsuruhatensis.
TATCGGGCCGGCCGAACATGCCTGAGCGGCGGTGGGTGAGTGCCATGAGCCCGGCCGCCGCGTTCTGCAGCAGCTTTTGCCAAGCCAGGGATTTGAAATCTGAAACCAGCTCCACCGCGCATCGGCTACCTTGCAGTGCCTGCGCGACCACGAGCGCTGCGGCCTCGTCAGGCAGGCTGATCCGGGCGTTGCTGTGCAGGAGCACCGAACCATCGGATCGGGCCTGCGCAGGAAACCATACGACGGCCGCAACGACTTGCCCCTGCGGGCACAGGGGGGTGACATCCTCCAGTTGCTCGACCCCGTTTTGCAGCACGCACACCACGGTCTGCGGACCGCTCAATGCCGCCAGCCATGGCGCGGCCGCTGCGGTTTGAGTCGCCTTGACCGCGAGAAAAACGAGGTCCGCCGGTCCTTGAATCCGTGCGGGATCCGTTCTGACCGGGCCGGGAACAACGATGCGCAGACCGCCTGCGTGCAGCGTAAGGCTGTCGCGCGGCGTACGTCCGCACAGCCACGGCGTACGACCGACTTCGTGCAGTGCCGCTGCCACCGTGGTTCCTATCGCCCCGGGCCCCAGGACTGCGATGCGTGCAGGGGTTGGTTGATTCACTGAAGCGTATTCCTTGACCTTGGTGCGCGGTGCCCGCCCGGGTGCCACCGAAAGTGATGATTATGAAGGGGTGGAGGCGGGGCAGGCGCTTCCTTCGTACCGGGCCGAGCGCGGGATTGCCGATGATGCCGCAGTGCTCCCCGCGGCGCAGGACAACTCAACGGGCCTTGCTCTTTGGAATGAAATGTGCGTTGACGTAGATTGCAGTGTTGATCAACGACTGACGTATATCCGGCTTCGAGATTCCGTGCCTTGCGGCGAATTGTTCGACCGCCGATGTGTCGAAGCGAGTCGTCTGGATGAAATCCAGGGCTTCGGCATCCGTATTCAAGAAACGCGCGACGGCAGGAATGCCGAGCAGCCATTTCAGCAACCGGAGCGAAATATGGTGCTTTGGAGGATTCAAGCCAAGAGGTTGTGCCACCTGCGCCAGAAGTTCTCGCAAATCGGGACTCTGGTCATCCAGCGCCAGGAGTTCCTGCCCCACCATGCAAGGATCAAAAGCGCAAGCCGCCACCAACTCGACCAGATAATCCACGGTGACCAGAGGCAACCAGTGCTTGGAGGAACCGGGGACTGCAGCCAGCTTTCCCTGCACCAGATTGCGTATCAGATCCACCAGCGGCTGGCCGTCCAGGATGCGTCCCGTGCGGCTATGGCCGCAAACGGTGGCGGGGTGTACGACGGTCAATTTCCCGCCCCTGGCAGCCATGACCTCCAGGGTCGCAAAATGCGCCTCCAGCTTGCTGCCCTCGTAGGCGCCGACATTCCTGTAGACGGCTGGCCAATTCGTCCGTTCCGGGCGGCCTGGATCTATTCCGATGCGTTGCAGGTGTTCATGGTTTTTCAGCATGTAGCCACCGGTCATCACCAATCGGCTGTCTTGCTCGGCGGCCAGCAGCGCCACGCGCCTTGCCCCTTCTACATTGACTGCCCGAGAATGCTCCATCGAAAGCCCCCAGGCGAAGTGGGCGCCCAGGTGGAACACAGCCTCGGCTTGCCGTACGACTTCCCGGCCAGCAAGACCCAGGCCGAGGTCCTCCTGCTCCAGATCGCCCGCCACGGCAAAGACACGGGCGGCGACGCCTCCCAGATCGCTGACTTGCCTGCGCAGTTCAGCCAGTCGCTCCGGGCGACGCATCAGCACTCGAATGGTGTGACCTTGTGCACTCAGGCAGGACACCAGATATTGGCCGATGAAGCCGGTTCCTCCCGTAACAAAACACTCCACGCTCATTTTTTTTGTCCCTTGGCACGATGAAGAGCCAAGTGTAGACTGTAGACCTAACTCTACAGTCAAGCGGTTTTTCATGAATATTGGCGAACTCGAGGTCCGCAGCGGCGCAAGCCGCCACACTTTGCGTTATTACGAGAAGATAGGTCTTATCTCGCCATTGCGGCGAACCAATAATTATCGTGTATATACAGCGCAAACTCTGCAGGACCTGGAATTTATCCAGCGCGCACAAGGTATGGGTTTTTCTCTTGGGGAGATAGGCGAGATCCTGGATGCGCAGAGAAACAGGTCAATCGATTGTGCAGGGGGAGCGAAGCTGATTGAAAAGAAGATGGCGGAAATCAAGAAGAAAATCACCGACCTGAAAGGCATTTATCGGTATTTGGACGAGGAGCGTGCAAACCTCGAGGCAAGTGCTGCCAGGCAACTTGAGCTCCAACGGCTCAACGGATCCGCCACGTGAGCGGTCGGCATCCTGCAAGCCGCAGCCACCCCCATGGCCTGGGACCTCCGCCCTTCACGCCAGCTCGCGCCCCTTCACCCACAACCCGAACTCCTTCATCACCCCCACCACCGGCCTGAGCCGCTCCCCATCCTGGGTCAACTCGTACTCCACCTTGACGGGCGCGGTCGGGTAGACCGTGCGCCTGACCAGGCCGGCTTCCTCCAGCGCGCGAAGGTCCAGGGTCAGGGAGCGTTGGGAGATGCCGGGCATGTCGCGGCGCAGGTCGTTGAAGCGCCTGGGGCCGTCGATGAGGTAGGAGGCGATGAGCAGCCTCCAGCGGCCACCCAGCAGGCGCATGGCTTCTTCCACGGAGCAGCCGGAGATGTTGGTTTTCATAGCACATCCATCATAGACAGATGGCAGGTATATTTTTTTAACCTACGTGCGGTTTTATTGCCTTCTTCCCAATTGTTCGCTGGTGCATAGCATTTGCCAGGGGCTGTGCCTGAACGCGCAGGCCCCTTGTTCCATCACCAGAGAAATTCCATGAAGCTGTATTACCTGCCGGGCGCCTGTTCGCTGGCGCCGCACATTGTCCTGAACGAACTGGGGCTTGATTTCAAGCGGGTCAGGGTGGACCACAAGACCCACCAGACCGAAGACGGCAGGGACTTCCGCGTGCTCAGCCCGTTCGGCTATGTCCCCCTGCTGGAACTGGACGACGGCAGCCTGCTGCGGGAGGGGCCGGCCATCCTCCAGTACCTGGCGGACCTGCGGCCTGCATCGCTTCTGGCGCCAGCCCAGGGCAGCATGGAACGCTACCGGCTGCTGGAGTGGCTGGCCTTCCTGAATTCGGAGATCCACAAGGGCTTCATCCCGCTTCTGTATGCGGTGCTGGCGGGAAAGTATGGCGTGGAGACGGCCAGGCCCAAGCTGGAGCAGCGCTATGCCTGGGTGGACGCGCAACTGGCCGGCAAGCGCTACCTGATGGGCGATGGCTTCACCGTGGCCGACGCCTATCTGTACGCGCTCACCCAGTGGGGGCAGGCCTCCTGGCTGGAGTCGGTCTACAAGACGAGCATTCGCTTCGACGGGCTGGAGCATCTTGCAGGCTGGTACGCCCGGATGCGTGAGCGGCCCGCCGTGCGCAAGTCGCTGGATGCGGAAGGGTTGCGATAGCAGACGGTGAGGCTGTTTCAGAGGGCGGGGTTGGCAGGCCCGGCGTCATCCTGAGGGCCGCCCTCCAGCGCCCGCAGCAACTGCGACAGCCGCGCATCCAGCGCGGCCAGTTCGGCGGCGGGCATGGGGGCAAGCATCTCCCGCTCGTTGTCCAGATGCGCCTCCACGGCGCGATCGATCAGCTCCAGCCCTTGCGCGGTCAACTGCACCAGCATGCTGCGCGCGTCCTGCGGATTGGGCAGGCGCTGCACCAGGCCGCGCGTCTCCAGGCTTTTCATGCGATGGGTCATGGTGCCCGAGGTGACCATCAGCGTGGAAAACAGGGCGGTGGGCGTGAGGCGGAAGGGGGCGCCCGAGCGGCGCAGGCTGGCCAGCACGTCGAACTCCCACATCGTCATGCCGAAGCGCGCGAAGCATTCTTCCAGGCGCTGCTCCAGCAGGGCGGCGCAGCGCTTGATGCGGCCTATGGGACCCATGGGGCTGGCGTCCAGGTCGGGGCGCTCGCGCGCCCACTGGGCCAGGATGGTGTCGACGTGGTCGGGAGGGCGGGGAGGGCGGTCTGGGACATTTGTCTTGATTTTAAGATAAATCATGTACCATGTGATTGTCTTGATTTGAAGATAAATTCATGTCCTCTTCTTCCGCAAGCCCGGCCATGTCCTGGCGCGACATCCTGCTGACGGCGCTGGCGCCGGCCATCTGGGGATCGACCTATATCGTCACGTCCGAGCTGTTGCCGCCGGACCGGCCGTTCACGGCCGCGCTGATCCGCGTGCTACCGGCCGGCTTGCTGCTGGTGCTGATCACGCGGCGGTTGCCGGCGGGCTCGGGCTGGTGGCGGCTGGCGGTGCTGGGGGCGCTGAACATCGGCGTGTTCCAGGCCTTGCTGTTCGTGGCGGCCTACCGGTTGCCAGGCGGGCTGGCGGCCGTGCTGGGCGCCGTGCAGCCGCTGCTGGTGATGGCCCTGGCCTGGGGCGTGGACGGGCGCTCCCCCGCGCGGCTGACGCTGGGGGCCGCCGTGGCCGGCATTGCGGGCATGGCGGTGCTGCTGCTGTCGCCGCAGACAGTGTTCGAGCCCGTGGGCATTGCCGCGGCGCTGACCGGCGCGGTCTGCATGGCGGCCGGCACTTGGCTGACACGGCGCTGGCGCGTGGATCTGCCGGTGCTGGCGCTGACGGGCTGGCAGCTGCTGTTCGGCGGCCTGATGCTGCTGCCGCTGGCCTGGTGGGTGGATGCGCCCCTGCCCGCGCTGACGGCCACCCAGGTGGGCGCCTATGCCTATCTGTGCCTGGCCGGGGCGCTGCTGGCCTATGTGCTGTGGTTTCGAGGCATAGGACGGTTGCCTTCGGTGGCCGTGTCGTCCCTGGGGCTGCTGAGCCCGCTCACGGCCGTGGTGCTGGGCTGGGCGCTGCTGTCGCAGTCCATGACGGGCATGTCCTTCCTGGGTCTGCTGGTGGTGCTGGCCAGCGTGCTGGTGGTGCAGTGGTCGGCGGCGCGCGGCGCCTGAGTTTTCTGCATCGGGCTTGTCTTTTCTCCAACCGGGCATTTCACATGACATTCTCCGTTTCCATCGAGCAGGCCGTTGCCTCGCGCATCTCCGCAGACCGTTTCGAGCCGGGCCGGCCGCTGGACGACATCCTTGCCTACGCCTGATGACGGCGGCGCGTGGAACGAATTATCATACGGTGTATGTTTGATTTGACGGAGAGATCGCCATGCCCCGCAACCCTGCATCCGACAAGGCGTTCGGCAAGGTCTTCATCGCCACCTCGGTCGACGGTTTCATCGCGCGGCCAGATGGCTCGCTCGACTGGCTCCCAGCCAGCGAGGCGGGCGGCGGGGAGGACTATGGCTACGCAGCCTTCATGAGCACCGTGGACGGCATCGTCATGGGCCGTTCCACCTACGAAAGCGTGCTGGGCTTCGATGCCTGGCCCTTTGAAAAGCCGGTGGTGGTGATGAGCCGCACGCTGGCCGCCGGCGATGTGCCCCGCCACCTGAGCGGCCGGCTGCGCATCACGGACGCCCAGCCCGCGCAACTGGTGGCCGGGCTGCGCGCCGAGGGCTGGCGTCATGCGTACATCGATGGCGGTGCCGTGATCCGCGCCTTCCTCGCGGTGGGCGAGATTGGCGAGATGACCCTCACCCGCGTGCCGGTGCTGATCGGCGCGGGGCGACCGCTGTTCGGCGACATAGGCTGTGATCTGCGCCTGGACTGCCTGGGCTCGCAGGCCTATGCCAACGGCATGGTCAGCACGCGCTACCGCGTGCGGGCCGGTGGCAGGGTGCGGGGCGGCGGCGATGAGTGAGCAGGTGGTTGCCGCCGTGCGGCGCGGCCGCCCCTCGGCAGGGCAGGCGCTCGACCGTGATCGGGTGCTGGACGCGGGGCTGGCGCTGCTGGAGGCACTGGGCCCGCAGGGATTCGGCCTGCGGCCGCTGGCGCGGCGGCTGGGCATCACGCCCATGTCGGTGTCCCACCATGTGGGAGACCAGCATGCGCTGATGCGCGGCCTGGTCGAGCGTGTGCATGGACGGCCGTTGCCCGAGCCCGGCCGGGGCCTGGGGCCGGCGCGGCGCATCCAGGTGCTGCTGGCCGGCTACATGGAGCGCGTGCGCCTGCATCCGGCGCTGACGGTGTGCATTCTGGGCGATCCGGACCTGTTCACCGCGTCGCTGGCCGCGTTCACGCAGCGGTTGCGCGCCGAGGTCCGGGCCCTGTGTGGCCCGGCTGAAGACGATGGGGATGTGCTGCTGGACCTGCTGATCGACTACACGCATGGCCACGCGCTGGCCCTGGCCCTGTCCCGGGATGGCGCGCACGCCCTGCGGGGCCGCTTCGAGCAGGGGCTGGCGCGCCTGCTGCGCGCGCCTGCGGTTTAGGCTTCCACGCGCAGGCCGGCCTGCTCCCGGCCCGTGAAGCCGGCCTCGAAGCGCCGGGCCGCGCGGCCCTGGGCTCCCAAGCCCGCCGTGGCGCGGCTGCGCAGCCTGATGGCGGAAGAGGGTCAGGCAAACAGCCTGCGCGCCATGAAGTCGAGGAAGGCGCGCACCTTGGGTGAGAGATCGCGCCCCGGCGGCCAGACCAGCCAGACCGTGCCCTGGTTGTGCGTGCCGGCCACGTGGTGGTCGAGCACGGTCTCCAGCAGGCCTTGCTCCAGTTGGCGGGCCACGGTGAAGTCGGGCAGGCAGGCGATGCCCTGGCCGCGCAGCGCCAGGAAGATGCGCATTTCCACGCTGTTGCAGACCACGCTGCGGGGCAGCTCTGGCGGAGCGCCGTCCTGCGCCTGGCCGGCCAGCGGCCAGCGCTCGAGCCGGCCGGTTCCCGCGAAGCGGTAGTGCAGGCACAGGTGGCCGGCCAGGTCGGCGGGGCGCTGCGGCCGGCCATGGCGCTGGAAGTAGGTGGGCGAGCCCACGAGCACGCGCCGGAAATCTCCCAGCCGCCGGTGCCTGAGTGCGGAATCCTCCAGCGGCGCGGCGCGGATGGCCACGTCGAAGCCTTCGCCGATCACATCGACCAGGTGGTCCGAGAAGTTCAGGTCCAGCTCGACCTCGGGGTACTCCAGCAGGAAGTCCGAGATCGCCTCCTCGAACAGGCCCGAGTGGCGGGGCAGGCTGATCCTCAGGCGGCCATGGGGCCGCTCGCCCGCGTGGCGCAGCTCCAGCTGGGCCGCCTCGACCTCGCACAGGATGCGGCGGCAGCGCTCCAGAAAGCGCTCGCCTTCGGCCGTCAGCGCCAGCGCGCGCGTGCTGCGGTTGAACAGGCGCACGCCCAGGCGCTCCTCCAGCCGGGCGATGGCCTTGCCCACCGCCGAGGGCGACAGACCCAGCTCGCGCGCCACTGCGGAAAAGCCCAGCCGCTCGGCCACGCGGACAAAGACGCCGATGTTGCCAAGGCTGTCTATTTCCATGGGGTTGGGGTTCTGATTCAAGACTTGAGCATCCCAAGTGTTTGGAAATGAAGATGGATTTTCTCAAATCATGGGCGGCCTACGCTGGCAGCCATTCGATGAACCACCGAGGAATCCATGTCTTCCCTCTCCCACGACAGCCTCCTGAAATGGCTGCAGCTGCTGGCCGTCTGCCTGACGGGCCTGCTCATCCCCTTGAGCTTTACCGGGCCGGCCGTGGCCCTGGCCTCCATCGGCGCCGCGCTGGGCGGCTCGCCCTCGCAGCTGGGATGGGTCATGAATGCCTACATCCTCAGCTACGGCAGCGCCATGATGGTGGCCGGCAGCCTCACGGACATCTATGGCCGGCGCCGGCTGTGGCTGCTGGGCCTGGCATGGTTTGCCGCGTCGAGCCTTGCGGTGGGCATGGCGTCGCAGCTGCTGTGGGCCGATCTGCTGCGGCTGCTGCAGGGGCTGGGTGGCGCCGTGGCCTTTGCGGCGGCCATGTCCTCGCTGGCGCCCTTGTTCGAGGGGGCGGCGCGGGCCAGGGCCTTCAGCCTGCTGGGTACGACCTTCGGCCTGGGCCTGGCCTTCGGCCCCTGGGTGTCCGGCGCCATCGTGGATGGCCTGGGCTGGCGCTGGGTCTTCCATGCGACCGGCCTGGTCGCCTTGCTGGCCCTGCCCATGGTGTGGGTCGGCATGCGGGGCGAGGCGCGGGCGCCGGGCGGGCGGCCGGACTGGCTGGGCGCACTCAGTTTCACGCTGGCCCTTGGCGGGTTCACCTACGGCATGTTGCTGGTGCCCGAGCGCGGCTGGGCCCATGGCGAGGTGCTGGCATCGTTGGCGGCGTCCGCGGCGCTGCTCGCGGTCTTCGTGGCGGTGCAGCGGCGCACGGCGCAGCCTTTGCTGGACCTTGCGCTGTTCACCCAGCGGGGCTTTCTGGGCGTGCAGGTGCTGGCTGCCTCACCGGCCTTTCTGTTCATCTCGCTGGTGGTCATGCTGCCAGGGCGCTTCATCGGCGTGGATGGCTTCACGCCGCTGGAGGCCGGCCGCATGATGGGCTGGCTGGCCGCACCCCTCTTGGTGGTGCCGGTGCTGGCGGCTTCGCTGTCGCGGTGGGTCGGCCCCGGCCGTCTGTCTGCCGCCGGGCTGTTGCTGGCCGCGGCGGGCCTGGGCTGGCTGGCCGTGGCCTTCGGGCAGGGCCCGGGGATGGCGCTGGCCTGGCCGCTGCTGCTGATCGGCGTCGGCATAGGGCTGCCCTGGGGCCTGATGGATGGGCTGGCCGTGAGCACCGTGGCGCCCGAGCGCGTGGGCATGGCCACCGGCATCTTCAATACCGTGCGCATTTCGGCCGATGGCGTGGCCCTGGCGGTGACGGGCGCGGTGCTGGCCATTCTGGTGCGCGGGCGGCTCGGTGCGCTGGAGCCCGGCGATCCCGCGCTGCGCCAGCAGTTGGCGGGGCTGATCGCGCAGGCCGATCTGGCCCGGGCCAGCCAGGCCATGCCGGGACACGATGCCTTGTTTTCGCTGGCCTACGGCGCGGCGTTCCATGACCTGCTGCTGCTGCTGGCGGGGCTGGCCGTGGCCACGGCGCTGACCGTGCTGTGGCTGCTGGAGCGGGGAGGGCGCGGAGGCATGGCCCGGCCGACCAGTCCGGCCGAGGCGGTGCGCGGGCTCAGCTAGCGGGCTGCAGCTGCATGCCCAGGCGGGAAAACAGGATCTGGCCGCCATCGCCCTGCAGCCGCTGGATCACCATGCCGCCATCGCGGTGCAGGTAGATGCGAAGGGCGTTGCCGTTGCCGGGATCGTGGTCCAGATGGCAGGGATCGCCTTCCAGGTCCTTCCAGCCGTGCGATTCCGCCAGCCGGCGAGAGGCGATGCGGCGCAGCTCGGTGTCCGGGGCAGAGAAATAGGTGTGGGTTTGCAGCCACAGCGAACGCAGCTGCTCGAAGGATTCCTCGCGCGAGGAACAGGCAGGCGCAGCCTCCAGCAGGGACAGCAGCATGTCCAGAAGCTGACCGAATGAATACTGCATGCCGCGCCCCTTTCAGCGATCGACGGGTGCGCACCGCGCAACCTCGCCCAGCGTAACCGGATATGGCGCGAATGTGAACAAAGCGTATAGCTGGTGGTTTG
It encodes:
- the gstA gene encoding glutathione transferase GstA; its protein translation is MKLYYLPGACSLAPHIVLNELGLDFKRVRVDHKTHQTEDGRDFRVLSPFGYVPLLELDDGSLLREGPAILQYLADLRPASLLAPAQGSMERYRLLEWLAFLNSEIHKGFIPLLYAVLAGKYGVETARPKLEQRYAWVDAQLAGKRYLMGDGFTVADAYLYALTQWGQASWLESVYKTSIRFDGLEHLAGWYARMRERPAVRKSLDAEGLR
- a CDS encoding MerR family transcriptional regulator produces the protein MNIGELEVRSGASRHTLRYYEKIGLISPLRRTNNYRVYTAQTLQDLEFIQRAQGMGFSLGEIGEILDAQRNRSIDCAGGAKLIEKKMAEIKKKITDLKGIYRYLDEERANLEASAARQLELQRLNGSAT
- a CDS encoding SDR family oxidoreductase, which encodes MSVECFVTGGTGFIGQYLVSCLSAQGHTIRVLMRRPERLAELRRQVSDLGGVAARVFAVAGDLEQEDLGLGLAGREVVRQAEAVFHLGAHFAWGLSMEHSRAVNVEGARRVALLAAEQDSRLVMTGGYMLKNHEHLQRIGIDPGRPERTNWPAVYRNVGAYEGSKLEAHFATLEVMAARGGKLTVVHPATVCGHSRTGRILDGQPLVDLIRNLVQGKLAAVPGSSKHWLPLVTVDYLVELVAACAFDPCMVGQELLALDDQSPDLRELLAQVAQPLGLNPPKHHISLRLLKWLLGIPAVARFLNTDAEALDFIQTTRFDTSAVEQFAARHGISKPDIRQSLINTAIYVNAHFIPKSKAR
- a CDS encoding oxidoreductase encodes the protein MNQPTPARIAVLGPGAIGTTVAAALHEVGRTPWLCGRTPRDSLTLHAGGLRIVVPGPVRTDPARIQGPADLVFLAVKATQTAAAAPWLAALSGPQTVVCVLQNGVEQLEDVTPLCPQGQVVAAVVWFPAQARSDGSVLLHSNARISLPDEAAALVVAQALQGSRCAVELVSDFKSLAWQKLLQNAAAGLMALTHRRSGMFGRPDISRLTLDYLRECLAVARAEGAVLGDEVPQAILDKFRSSPADLGTSILADREAGRPLEWDIRNGVIARRGRERGVPTPIGDVLVPLLAAASDGPG
- a CDS encoding LysR family transcriptional regulator gives rise to the protein MDSLGNIGVFVRVAERLGFSAVARELGLSPSAVGKAIARLEERLGVRLFNRSTRALALTAEGERFLERCRRILCEVEAAQLELRHAGERPHGRLRISLPRHSGLFEEAISDFLLEYPEVELDLNFSDHLVDVIGEGFDVAIRAAPLEDSALRHRRLGDFRRVLVGSPTYFQRHGRPQRPADLAGHLCLHYRFAGTGRLERWPLAGQAQDGAPPELPRSVVCNSVEMRIFLALRGQGIACLPDFTVARQLEQGLLETVLDHHVAGTHNQGTVWLVWPPGRDLSPKVRAFLDFMARRLFA
- a CDS encoding EamA family transporter, which codes for MSWRDILLTALAPAIWGSTYIVTSELLPPDRPFTAALIRVLPAGLLLVLITRRLPAGSGWWRLAVLGALNIGVFQALLFVAAYRLPGGLAAVLGAVQPLLVMALAWGVDGRSPARLTLGAAVAGIAGMAVLLLSPQTVFEPVGIAAALTGAVCMAAGTWLTRRWRVDLPVLALTGWQLLFGGLMLLPLAWWVDAPLPALTATQVGAYAYLCLAGALLAYVLWFRGIGRLPSVAVSSLGLLSPLTAVVLGWALLSQSMTGMSFLGLLVVLASVLVVQWSAARGA
- a CDS encoding MarR family winged helix-turn-helix transcriptional regulator codes for the protein MIYLKIKTNVPDRPPRPPDHVDTILAQWARERPDLDASPMGPIGRIKRCAALLEQRLEECFARFGMTMWEFDVLASLRRSGAPFRLTPTALFSTLMVTSGTMTHRMKSLETRGLVQRLPNPQDARSMLVQLTAQGLELIDRAVEAHLDNEREMLAPMPAAELAALDARLSQLLRALEGGPQDDAGPANPAL
- a CDS encoding MFS transporter, with amino-acid sequence MSSLSHDSLLKWLQLLAVCLTGLLIPLSFTGPAVALASIGAALGGSPSQLGWVMNAYILSYGSAMMVAGSLTDIYGRRRLWLLGLAWFAASSLAVGMASQLLWADLLRLLQGLGGAVAFAAAMSSLAPLFEGAARARAFSLLGTTFGLGLAFGPWVSGAIVDGLGWRWVFHATGLVALLALPMVWVGMRGEARAPGGRPDWLGALSFTLALGGFTYGMLLVPERGWAHGEVLASLAASAALLAVFVAVQRRTAQPLLDLALFTQRGFLGVQVLAASPAFLFISLVVMLPGRFIGVDGFTPLEAGRMMGWLAAPLLVVPVLAASLSRWVGPGRLSAAGLLLAAAGLGWLAVAFGQGPGMALAWPLLLIGVGIGLPWGLMDGLAVSTVAPERVGMATGIFNTVRISADGVALAVTGAVLAILVRGRLGALEPGDPALRQQLAGLIAQADLARASQAMPGHDALFSLAYGAAFHDLLLLLAGLAVATALTVLWLLERGGRGGMARPTSPAEAVRGLS
- a CDS encoding winged helix-turn-helix transcriptional regulator; translated protein: MKTNISGCSVEEAMRLLGGRWRLLIASYLIDGPRRFNDLRRDMPGISQRSLTLDLRALEEAGLVRRTVYPTAPVKVEYELTQDGERLRPVVGVMKEFGLWVKGRELA
- a CDS encoding TetR/AcrR family transcriptional regulator → MSEQVVAAVRRGRPSAGQALDRDRVLDAGLALLEALGPQGFGLRPLARRLGITPMSVSHHVGDQHALMRGLVERVHGRPLPEPGRGLGPARRIQVLLAGYMERVRLHPALTVCILGDPDLFTASLAAFTQRLRAEVRALCGPAEDDGDVLLDLLIDYTHGHALALALSRDGAHALRGRFEQGLARLLRAPAV
- a CDS encoding dihydrofolate reductase family protein, with protein sequence MPRNPASDKAFGKVFIATSVDGFIARPDGSLDWLPASEAGGGEDYGYAAFMSTVDGIVMGRSTYESVLGFDAWPFEKPVVVMSRTLAAGDVPRHLSGRLRITDAQPAQLVAGLRAEGWRHAYIDGGAVIRAFLAVGEIGEMTLTRVPVLIGAGRPLFGDIGCDLRLDCLGSQAYANGMVSTRYRVRAGGRVRGGGDE